CGAGCCAGGGCGGCAATGCCGCGACCCAGACCATGACGGTCGCGGTGCGCGCGCTCGCCACCCGCGAGCTCGGTGCGTTCAACGCGATGCGCGTGGTGCTGCGCGAGACCATGGTCGGGCTGGTCAACGGTGTCGCCTTTGCCGTCATCACGGGCGTTGCCGCGGTGGCCTGGTTCAAGATCCCCGGCCTCGGCATCGTGATCGGGCTTGCCATCATCTGCAACCTGGTCGCCGGCGCACTCGGCGGCATCCTGATCCCGATGGTGCTGGAACGGGTGCGCGCCGATCCCGCGGTCGCCTCCGGCACCTTCGTCACGACCGTTACCGACGTGGTCGGCTTCTTCTCATTCCTCGGCATCGCCACGCTGTGGTTCGGGCTGAAATGAGCCAGCACGCGCGGGCGGGCTTATCGTTAATCGCGCCTTAACGGGGTTGGCGGATGATGCTCCTATCTCCAAGGGGGCCATCACGGGGGCCATCATGCAGCGGTTGCGGCTCAAGGCGGACGGACGGATCGTCGAATTGCGCGACGGGCAGGAAATCCCGCTCGTGCCGCACCCGGCCGAGGCGGCGATGCAGCCTTCGACCTCGCAACCGGCCGTGCGCGATCTGCGCCGCCGCGCCCAGCTCACCCAGCTCGAATTCGCCGCCAAGCTCGGCGTGCCGGTTGAGACCATCCGCAACTGGGAGCAGGGCAAGCGCGCCCCGCGAGGACCGGCCCGCGCGCTGCTCGCGGTGATCGCCCATTCACCGGAGACGGTGTTCGCCGCGCTGTCGAGCGAGCCGACGGCGGCTTAAACTGGCGCGGCGTTCTTCGCCATCATTGCCGCAAACTCGGTGTCGTCCCTGCGAAAGCAGGGACCCATACTCAGCGGCCCGTGTTGTGAACGGGACTCGTCGTTCGAGCGTGGCGCAACAACACCGATCTGTGGTTATGGGGCCCTGTTTTCGCAGGGACGACACGGAGTGTGTTCACGATCGGTGAGTCAAATTTCTCGAAGAGGGCGCAGGGAAAGCCGGGTGCCGATCGCTGCGTCATGGGACTTGCCAGCAAAGCGGTTTGGCCGTTTTAATCAAGGGATTGCAGCACGTTATTTTTGAACCGTGGATTTCCCATGAAGGCGATCGAGCAGATTATTGCCGGCTATGTATTGTTGAAGAATCGTCAAGCGCTGGAAGAGCTCAGGGACCACCGCCAACGACTGTTGGACGGTGTTCAAGCCTACAGCGTCCCTGGCTTCAAGCCGTCGGTCGTGAATGACACGCTTCGCGAGGAGATCGAGCTCATCGAAGCGGCTTTGGCTCGCTTCGACGGGGACGCATAATTGCGACCGCGCGGAGCGTTTGCGGTGAAGGTCCCCAGGCTGCCTTAGGAGCGCCGGCTTCTGCCGACGACAGCCTGATGGCGTCGCGACGGCGCGGGCGCCCGCGAGTGACCGGCGCGGGCCCGCGATGCGGTCACATCGATCAGCCGCAGCAGGGCTGTTCGGCTTTCGGGGCGCAGCAGGATTGCTGCTCCCGCAGCCATCGGTCGCGCGGCTTGCAACTCGACGGACGCGCCGAGAGATAGACGCGGATCGCGGTGTCGCCGGCTTCCATGCGCTCCGCGCGATAGATTTGCATCGGCCGCACGCCGTCGCTCACCTCGAAGGTCAGCTTGGCCTGCGGATCGAAGCCGACGGCCTCATCGACCTTGCGGATGATCGCGAGGAATTTTCCAGCCGGCATGTGACCGCGGTTTTCCTCCTCGATGTCCCAGAGCTGAATGAAGGTCTCGCTCCAGCTCTCGGGGTTCGCGCCGCAATCGAGCCCTCTGAACGAGCCGGTCTTGACTTCGGTCACGTGATAGCTGGGGCGGACATCCCGGCCGTCGTAGCTGAAGATCAGCGGCTTCTCCTTGTGCGCCTCGAGGCTGGAAAGCAGCGCCGCAGCTGACAGCTCGTCCACCGGGAGCAGGGCGCCGACGAGCGATCGGGTATTGGCAAGCGTGTTCATGGCTGCTATCCTCATTTCAATGATTGTTGAATTGTAGGATTATCGAAAGATGGAGGAGCGTCAAGCCCGAACCGCCTTCGCCGCACTGTCGCAGGAAACGCGGCTGCGGATCGTGCGGCTCTTGGTCCAGGCCGGTCCCGATGGAATGGCGGCAGGGGCGATTGCCGAGGCGGTCAATGTATCGCCATCCAACGTCTCGTTCCATCTGAAGGACCTCGAGCATGCCGGCATGATCGTGCCGCGTCGTGAGGCGCGTTCGATCATCTACTCGGCGGATTTCACCGGTCTGCGCGATCTCATCGCCTTCCTGATGAAGGATTGCTGCGCGGGCCACCCGGAAATCTGCGCGCCGGCGCTCGCCGATGTTCAGTGCCGGCCCTCCACGGCCAAGAAGAAGGCGCGCGCCTGATGCCTGGCTTCGACCTGCCGCGGCGGCTCGTGGCCGAGGGCCTCGGCACCTTGCTTCTGGTCGCAACCGTCGTCGGCTCCGGCATCATGGCCGAGACCTTGACCAGGGACGTGGCGTTGGCGCTGCTCGGCAACACCCTTCCGACCGGCGCCATTCTGGTGGTGCTGATCACGATCCTCGGACCGATATCCGGCGCGCATTTCAATCCGGCGGTCACGCTGGTGTTCATGCTCAGGGGCGAACTCCGTCCACCGCACGCCGCGCAGTATCTCGCAGCGCAGGTGCTCGGCGGAATCCTCGGCGCAATGATTGCGCACGCCATGTTCGGCCTGCCGCTATTGGAGTTCTCGGCCAAGGCAAGGACGGGATTCCCGCAATGGCTTGCCGAGTTCGTCGCGGCGTTCGGGCTGGTCGCAACGATCATCGGTGGCCTGCGGTTTCGTGAGGCCGCGATTCCGTGGCTGGTCGGGCTCTACATCACGGCCGCGTACTGGTTCACCGCATCCACGTCTTTCGCCAATCCGGCGGTTGCCATCGCGCGGTCATTCACCAATACGTTCTCCGGCATCCGTCCGCAGGATCTGCCGGGATTTATCGTCGCCGAAATTCTCGGGGCCATGGTCGCGCTCGCACTGACGACATGGCTGTTGCGGCAGACCGAAACGAAGATGGAAGAAATCCGATGACGATCACGATCTACCACAAT
This Bradyrhizobium sp. CCBAU 53421 DNA region includes the following protein-coding sequences:
- a CDS encoding DNA-binding transcriptional regulator encodes the protein MQRLRLKADGRIVELRDGQEIPLVPHPAEAAMQPSTSQPAVRDLRRRAQLTQLEFAAKLGVPVETIRNWEQGKRAPRGPARALLAVIAHSPETVFAALSSEPTAA
- a CDS encoding DUF6428 family protein, yielding MNTLANTRSLVGALLPVDELSAAALLSSLEAHKEKPLIFSYDGRDVRPSYHVTEVKTGSFRGLDCGANPESWSETFIQLWDIEEENRGHMPAGKFLAIIRKVDEAVGFDPQAKLTFEVSDGVRPMQIYRAERMEAGDTAIRVYLSARPSSCKPRDRWLREQQSCCAPKAEQPCCG
- a CDS encoding helix-turn-helix transcriptional regulator, coding for MEERQARTAFAALSQETRLRIVRLLVQAGPDGMAAGAIAEAVNVSPSNVSFHLKDLEHAGMIVPRREARSIIYSADFTGLRDLIAFLMKDCCAGHPEICAPALADVQCRPSTAKKKARA
- a CDS encoding MIP/aquaporin family protein produces the protein MPGFDLPRRLVAEGLGTLLLVATVVGSGIMAETLTRDVALALLGNTLPTGAILVVLITILGPISGAHFNPAVTLVFMLRGELRPPHAAQYLAAQVLGGILGAMIAHAMFGLPLLEFSAKARTGFPQWLAEFVAAFGLVATIIGGLRFREAAIPWLVGLYITAAYWFTASTSFANPAVAIARSFTNTFSGIRPQDLPGFIVAEILGAMVALALTTWLLRQTETKMEEIR